The following proteins are co-located in the Marinomonas profundi genome:
- the tnpA gene encoding IS66 family insertion sequence element accessory protein TnpA, translated as MNTFSDPQSRADFWRAQVTAAEAAAMSSARFCKENDLNYSQFMYWRQKCQTPSAPISEDKSSSFIKVEPSLGQLGSGLSVSLPNGMQIHGIDSTNVTLVRQLLEWAL; from the coding sequence ATGAATACTTTTTCGGATCCTCAATCCCGTGCTGACTTTTGGCGGGCGCAAGTCACAGCTGCTGAGGCAGCGGCCATGTCCAGTGCTCGGTTCTGCAAAGAAAACGATCTCAATTATTCTCAATTCATGTATTGGCGGCAGAAATGTCAGACACCATCAGCCCCAATATCGGAGGACAAGTCGTCCAGTTTTATCAAAGTGGAACCTTCATTGGGCCAGTTAGGGTCAGGCTTGTCGGTGTCTTTGCCAAATGGCATGCAAATCCACGGTATTGATTCGACCAATGTGACCTTGGTTCGTCAGTTGTTGGAGTGGGCGTTATGA
- a CDS encoding VanZ family protein produces the protein MIHKLTSPTAQAVGFILGALIISLATLTPADSLPLAPGSDKLHHLLGFGGWALLCAFGPMKRFVSMSLLIIAWGGAIELIQPHLNRYGEWLDFYANTSGVVVIVLAKCLLRHLSKRLV, from the coding sequence ATGATCCACAAGCTCACCTCACCGACAGCACAAGCTGTCGGTTTTATTCTAGGCGCGCTCATCATTAGTTTGGCAACTCTAACGCCAGCGGACTCTCTTCCTCTTGCACCGGGCTCTGATAAACTCCACCACCTGCTTGGCTTTGGTGGCTGGGCACTTTTATGCGCGTTTGGCCCGATGAAGCGTTTTGTGTCTATGAGCCTACTGATTATTGCTTGGGGAGGCGCGATTGAACTGATCCAACCCCATCTTAATCGTTATGGGGAATGGCTCGACTTTTACGCCAATACTTCGGGGGTTGTTGTCATTGTCTTGGCCAAATGCTTATTGCGGCATCTTTCTAAACGATTGGTTTAA
- a CDS encoding ABC transporter ATP-binding protein yields the protein MATPLIQISGLEKTFTSNESWLGQWRFHQGRLQRHKDSVHALNGINLTINQGETLCVVGETGCGKSTLARVIMGLSSPSAGEIHYLDQRIDQLNNRQRMFFRRRMQMVFQNPYASLNPRMTVYQTLSEPISFHNPQLSQSQVDEQIDNLLDSVGISASSSDRYPHEFSGGQRQRISLARALSVEPDFIVADEPLSALDVSVQAQVLNLMMDKQAERNLSYLFITHDLAVVEHFATRVAVMYLGRICELAATKTLFQSPKHPYTRALLSAIPRLDSNTAQPIRLIGEVPTPMEKPIGCVFQARCPYANPRCYDVTPAMTLQSDGSSVACHAIEEGRL from the coding sequence ATGGCCACGCCTCTTATTCAAATTAGCGGTTTAGAAAAAACCTTTACCAGCAACGAAAGCTGGCTGGGGCAATGGCGCTTTCATCAAGGCAGACTACAGCGCCACAAAGACAGCGTTCATGCTCTTAATGGCATAAATCTAACGATCAACCAAGGTGAAACGCTATGTGTGGTGGGCGAAACCGGCTGCGGAAAATCCACGCTGGCGCGCGTCATCATGGGATTGTCTAGTCCAAGTGCTGGCGAAATACATTATCTGGACCAACGTATAGATCAATTAAACAACCGCCAGCGCATGTTTTTTCGACGTCGTATGCAAATGGTGTTTCAAAACCCTTATGCGTCTTTAAACCCTAGAATGACGGTTTATCAAACTCTCAGCGAGCCAATTTCATTCCATAATCCACAGCTGTCGCAATCACAAGTAGACGAGCAAATTGACAACCTGCTGGACTCAGTTGGCATTTCAGCGTCGAGCTCAGACCGCTACCCTCATGAGTTTTCAGGTGGACAACGCCAACGCATTAGCCTTGCCCGCGCGTTATCCGTCGAGCCCGATTTTATTGTCGCAGACGAACCACTGTCAGCATTGGATGTGTCCGTTCAGGCCCAAGTACTCAATCTAATGATGGACAAACAAGCGGAACGTAACCTCAGCTACCTGTTTATTACCCATGACCTTGCGGTAGTCGAACACTTTGCCACCCGCGTTGCCGTCATGTATTTGGGACGCATTTGCGAGCTAGCAGCAACGAAAACCTTATTTCAGTCTCCCAAACACCCTTATACAAGAGCCTTACTGTCGGCCATTCCGCGTTTAGACAGCAACACAGCGCAGCCAATCCGCTTAATCGGTGAAGTCCCCACGCCGATGGAAAAACCCATCGGCTGCGTTTTCCAAGCACGCTGTCCATACGCTAATCCACGCTGTTATGACGTCACGCCCGCCATGACATTACAAAGTGATGGTAGCAGTGTGGCTTGCCACGCCATTGAGGAGGGACGACTATGA
- the tnpB gene encoding IS66 family insertion sequence element accessory protein TnpB (TnpB, as the term is used for proteins encoded by IS66 family insertion elements, is considered an accessory protein, since TnpC, encoded by a neighboring gene, is a DDE family transposase.): MTRYFRPSVDMPKIYLYRQPVDFRKAAVGLAAIVEQELAQNPFDGALYAFTNRHRNKIKCLFWEDNGFVLYYKTLAEDKFRWPKKGDEVISLTGQQINWLLDGYDITAMKGHKKLHYESVF, translated from the coding sequence ATGACACGTTATTTTCGCCCGTCGGTCGACATGCCTAAGATCTATCTTTATCGTCAGCCAGTGGATTTTCGTAAAGCCGCTGTGGGGCTGGCAGCGATTGTGGAGCAGGAGTTGGCGCAGAATCCTTTTGATGGTGCTTTGTATGCGTTTACCAATCGGCACCGGAACAAAATTAAATGTTTATTTTGGGAGGACAATGGTTTTGTGCTGTATTACAAAACCCTTGCCGAGGACAAGTTTCGTTGGCCCAAAAAGGGTGACGAGGTGATCTCTCTTACTGGACAACAGATTAATTGGCTGCTGGATGGCTATGATATAACGGCGATGAAAGGCCATAAAAAATTGCATTATGAGTCTGTTTTTTAA
- a CDS encoding putative bifunctional diguanylate cyclase/phosphodiesterase: MMFLKNQVKSKNTPYVVFWAVFLCGVILSLLPWEVDPVLVFGALAWFFAFCTKRFLQRYDTALNLANQRVAIDPLTGLFSRFQIQQELAERIETCQAEGKTLATLMLDLDHFKTINDAFGHEVGDALLTKVSERLTTVFPNNAVIGYLGSDAFLVLLVLDDQESAALAGVLAGAIEEISQSYAVNELTLNIGCSIGVALYPKFGQDAVTLIKYADMAVHRAKAAGRATYYFYDGEMGRQFARNVRIETRLRHALQSESLEMHFQPKVDLISERCVGMEALLRWSDAELGVVSPAEFIPIAEQTGIILPLGEWVFEQTFRHILEWQEQGIKVPPIAINCSAAQLKRADFLPKLLALLDTYQIDPSLLEIEVTESILIEDAKGCAELLQQMSRLGMRLAIDDFGTGYSSLSYLKDLPFHYVKIDQVFIRDIVADKSHAALTRAIISLSHSLNLKVIAEGITSLEQLALLREYGCDIGQGYLFSMALGAHSMANDPMIAALNEQHSFDD, encoded by the coding sequence ATGATGTTTTTAAAAAACCAAGTGAAAAGTAAAAATACGCCTTATGTTGTTTTCTGGGCTGTATTTTTATGTGGTGTGATCCTAAGCCTGCTGCCTTGGGAAGTGGATCCAGTGCTGGTGTTTGGTGCGTTGGCATGGTTCTTTGCATTTTGCACCAAAAGGTTTTTACAGCGCTATGATACCGCGTTGAACTTAGCCAACCAACGTGTCGCCATTGACCCATTAACGGGACTGTTTAGTCGTTTTCAAATCCAGCAAGAGTTGGCGGAACGGATTGAGACCTGTCAGGCTGAGGGAAAAACGCTGGCGACATTGATGTTGGATTTGGACCATTTTAAAACAATCAATGATGCTTTTGGTCATGAAGTTGGTGACGCCCTGTTGACGAAAGTGTCTGAGCGTTTGACGACGGTATTTCCAAACAACGCGGTGATCGGCTATCTAGGCAGTGATGCTTTTCTGGTTCTATTGGTACTGGATGATCAAGAGTCGGCGGCTTTGGCTGGCGTGCTGGCTGGGGCAATAGAAGAGATCAGCCAGAGTTATGCGGTCAATGAGCTGACATTGAATATCGGTTGCTCTATTGGTGTCGCTTTGTATCCTAAATTTGGGCAGGATGCGGTGACCTTGATTAAATACGCCGATATGGCGGTTCATCGCGCCAAAGCCGCTGGTCGTGCCACTTACTATTTTTATGATGGTGAAATGGGACGGCAGTTCGCGCGTAATGTCAGAATAGAAACGCGTTTACGACACGCCTTGCAAAGCGAAAGTCTAGAGATGCATTTTCAACCCAAAGTGGATCTTATTAGCGAGCGCTGTGTTGGCATGGAGGCGTTGTTGCGCTGGAGCGATGCTGAGCTGGGTGTTGTGTCGCCAGCGGAATTCATTCCTATTGCAGAGCAAACGGGTATTATTTTGCCTTTGGGTGAATGGGTATTCGAGCAGACCTTTCGCCATATATTGGAGTGGCAGGAGCAAGGCATCAAGGTGCCTCCGATTGCAATAAACTGTTCGGCTGCGCAGTTAAAACGCGCGGATTTTTTGCCTAAATTATTGGCGCTACTGGACACTTACCAGATTGATCCCAGTTTGTTGGAGATCGAAGTCACTGAGTCTATTTTGATTGAAGATGCGAAAGGCTGTGCCGAGCTTTTGCAACAGATGAGTCGGTTGGGTATGCGGTTGGCGATTGACGATTTTGGTACGGGTTATTCCAGTTTGAGCTATTTGAAAGATTTACCCTTTCATTATGTCAAAATTGATCAGGTCTTTATTCGGGATATTGTTGCTGATAAAAGTCATGCGGCGTTAACTCGGGCGATTATCAGCTTAAGTCACAGTTTGAATCTAAAGGTGATTGCTGAGGGCATTACTAGCCTTGAGCAGCTTGCTTTGTTACGTGAATACGGCTGCGATATTGGCCAAGGTTATTTGTTTAGCATGGCGTTGGGCGCGCATTCTATGGCCAATGATCCGATGATTGCGGCCTTAAACGAGCAGCACTCATTTGATGATTAG
- a CDS encoding ABC transporter ATP-binding protein, whose amino-acid sequence MNLLSVSHLCVNFHIKKQELVALIDISFTLNRGERIAIVGESGAGKSILGFSIVNLIGKPGYIKSGSIKLENKELSTMNLRQLQEVRGKRIAMIFQDPMMTLNPVITIGDQLVETIRSHTNISYKDARSIAIEKLHHVQIASPEKRFDQYPHELSGGMRQRVIIASVLLLNPDIIIADEPTTALDVTIQAEILQLLLAICRDNGVALILISHDLGVVSKVAERTLVMYAGHIVEEGPTLEIINDPQHPYTQGLLNALPQMTLPGQRLNQIQGSMPSLAERPSGCAFHPRCPYATQKCRQEQPRFIYSGVSSVACFLVEDMLNECAEHDQEAM is encoded by the coding sequence ATGAATTTACTCAGCGTTAGTCACCTATGCGTCAATTTTCACATAAAAAAGCAAGAACTTGTGGCGCTTATTGATATTAGCTTCACCTTAAACCGTGGCGAACGCATTGCGATTGTGGGCGAGTCTGGCGCGGGGAAATCGATTCTGGGATTCTCAATTGTCAACTTGATTGGCAAACCTGGCTATATTAAATCGGGGTCCATTAAGCTGGAGAATAAAGAACTTTCTACGATGAATTTACGCCAGTTACAGGAAGTTCGAGGTAAACGCATCGCCATGATCTTTCAAGATCCAATGATGACGCTCAATCCGGTTATTACCATTGGTGATCAGCTGGTTGAAACCATCCGCAGCCACACCAATATTTCATACAAAGACGCGCGTAGCATTGCGATTGAAAAGCTTCATCACGTACAAATCGCCTCCCCTGAGAAACGCTTTGATCAATACCCTCATGAACTGTCGGGCGGTATGCGCCAACGAGTCATCATTGCCTCGGTGCTGTTGCTCAACCCAGACATTATTATTGCGGATGAGCCGACCACAGCGTTAGATGTGACGATTCAGGCTGAAATACTGCAATTGCTGCTGGCCATTTGCCGAGACAACGGTGTCGCGCTTATTTTGATCAGCCATGACCTTGGGGTGGTTTCCAAAGTGGCGGAACGCACCTTAGTGATGTACGCCGGCCATATTGTGGAAGAAGGCCCCACCTTAGAAATCATCAACGATCCTCAACATCCGTACACCCAAGGCTTGTTAAACGCCTTGCCACAAATGACCTTGCCGGGGCAACGACTTAATCAAATCCAAGGCAGCATGCCCTCCTTGGCCGAACGACCATCGGGTTGCGCTTTCCACCCGCGTTGCCCTTATGCCACCCAAAAATGCCGACAGGAACAACCGCGCTTTATTTACAGCGGTGTGTCCAGTGTGGCCTGTTTTCTCGTTGAGGACATGCTCAATGAGTGTGCTGAACACGATCAGGAGGCAATGTAA
- a CDS encoding ABC transporter permease has product MKYAKRELIYPASGSRWQHIWSGFLGDKLAVLALLIFAFYCLVALLAPLVAPFDIADPAFMNLVNAEIAPRWISGDERFLLGTDAQGRDLLSVILHGTRLSLTIGICAVIIQATLGICIGLIAGYLGGRIDNFLMRCADIQLSFSNMMVAIVFLAIFQSLFGMAMYQQLAMVILILVIGLTEWPLFARTVRASVLAEKQQEYVDAARVMGISSKRIMFRHILPNTLSPVLVIFTVQIANAIVAEAALSFLGLGMPATEPSLGALISEGFAYMFAGSWWICVIPSLTLIVLILAMNLLGDWLRDHLNPRTYKD; this is encoded by the coding sequence ATGAAGTACGCCAAAAGAGAGCTAATCTACCCAGCCTCAGGCAGCCGTTGGCAGCATATTTGGTCAGGATTCTTAGGCGATAAATTGGCGGTATTAGCCTTACTCATTTTTGCCTTTTACTGTTTAGTGGCCCTACTCGCGCCTTTAGTGGCACCTTTTGACATCGCTGACCCTGCCTTTATGAATCTGGTCAATGCCGAAATTGCGCCACGTTGGATCAGTGGCGACGAGCGTTTTTTACTCGGCACCGATGCCCAAGGGCGCGATTTACTCTCGGTTATTTTACACGGCACCCGACTATCACTGACCATCGGTATATGCGCCGTGATAATACAAGCCACGTTGGGTATTTGCATTGGCTTGATTGCGGGCTATTTGGGCGGCCGCATTGATAATTTTTTAATGCGCTGCGCCGACATCCAGCTGTCTTTTTCTAACATGATGGTCGCCATTGTTTTTCTTGCCATTTTTCAGTCTTTATTTGGCATGGCTATGTACCAGCAGCTGGCGATGGTTATTCTCATTTTAGTGATTGGCCTGACAGAATGGCCGCTGTTTGCACGAACCGTTCGCGCCTCGGTGCTGGCGGAAAAGCAACAAGAATACGTAGATGCCGCTCGGGTCATGGGCATAAGTTCAAAACGCATCATGTTTCGTCATATTCTCCCCAACACATTATCCCCTGTGTTGGTTATCTTCACGGTACAAATTGCCAATGCGATTGTCGCAGAAGCGGCGCTGTCGTTTTTGGGCTTAGGCATGCCCGCGACGGAGCCGTCGCTTGGGGCCTTAATCTCAGAAGGTTTCGCCTACATGTTTGCTGGCTCATGGTGGATTTGCGTCATTCCAAGCCTCACCCTCATCGTATTGATTTTAGCCATGAACCTACTCGGCGATTGGCTACGCGACCACCTAAACCCTAGGACGTATAAAGATTAA
- the dbpA gene encoding ATP-dependent RNA helicase DbpA, whose translation MTQFQHALNDLLPTKLTALLSDMGFTTFTPIQEQSLPPIIDGKDILAQAQTGSGKTLTFAIGLLLKINPRFFGVQALVMCPTRELADQVSKEIRKVARYQDNIKVLSLCGGMPFGPQIGSLEHGAHIVVGTPGRLMEHLRKGTLKLNALNTLVLDEADRMLDMGFVDSIREVVELTPSNRQTLLFSATYGDGIEAISSEFQNQPISIKVEAQEDLKPNIEQFFVRSENKDKCETLLATLQHFEPRQAIVFCNTKAESQVVADWLAEHKVAAQAIHGDLEQRQRDQVLVRFSNQSSCVLVATDVAARGIDVKEIDLVVNYDTTRDTDVHTHRIGRTGRAGAAGIAVNLVTSKDDYKVRDIETRFNTTANFIELGEMDLHYRLIPQKTTISFDAGRKNKLRPGDILGALTAGLGLDKSQVGKIDIFDFQAYVSVDNDVAKTVVKEFENKKIKGKNIRARILR comes from the coding sequence GTGACCCAATTCCAGCACGCACTAAATGATCTACTGCCAACAAAACTTACCGCGCTACTTTCAGACATGGGATTCACCACTTTTACCCCCATTCAAGAACAAAGTTTGCCGCCTATAATTGATGGCAAAGACATCCTCGCTCAAGCTCAAACAGGCAGCGGTAAAACCTTAACCTTTGCCATTGGCTTGCTACTAAAAATTAACCCACGTTTTTTTGGCGTACAAGCACTAGTAATGTGCCCAACGCGTGAATTAGCGGATCAAGTCTCCAAAGAAATTCGCAAAGTGGCGCGTTATCAGGACAATATTAAAGTCTTAAGTTTATGCGGTGGCATGCCATTTGGCCCACAAATTGGCTCGTTAGAGCATGGAGCACACATTGTTGTCGGCACACCGGGGCGTTTAATGGAACACCTGCGTAAAGGCACGCTAAAACTCAATGCACTCAACACCTTAGTCTTAGACGAAGCTGATCGTATGCTGGATATGGGCTTTGTTGACAGCATCCGCGAAGTGGTTGAACTGACCCCAAGCAATCGCCAAACATTGCTTTTTTCCGCCACTTATGGCGATGGCATCGAAGCGATAAGCAGCGAATTCCAAAACCAACCGATTAGCATTAAAGTCGAAGCACAAGAAGATCTTAAACCCAATATAGAACAATTCTTTGTGCGCAGTGAAAACAAAGACAAATGCGAAACCCTGTTGGCGACACTGCAGCATTTTGAACCCCGCCAAGCGATTGTCTTTTGCAACACCAAAGCCGAATCACAAGTAGTGGCCGATTGGCTAGCAGAGCACAAAGTCGCGGCCCAAGCCATTCATGGGGATCTTGAACAAAGACAACGTGATCAAGTATTGGTGCGCTTCAGCAACCAAAGTAGTTGCGTGTTAGTGGCTACCGACGTAGCCGCTCGTGGTATCGACGTTAAAGAAATCGACCTTGTGGTGAACTATGACACCACCCGCGATACGGATGTTCATACCCATCGTATTGGTCGAACGGGGCGTGCCGGTGCCGCAGGCATTGCCGTCAACCTTGTGACCTCTAAAGACGATTATAAAGTACGTGATATCGAAACGCGTTTTAACACCACAGCGAACTTCATTGAACTTGGAGAAATGGACCTTCACTACCGCTTGATTCCGCAAAAAACCACCATCTCTTTTGATGCCGGCCGTAAAAACAAACTTCGCCCCGGCGACATACTTGGTGCACTCACCGCAGGCTTAGGACTGGATAAATCTCAAGTCGGCAAAATCGATATTTTTGACTTTCAAGCTTATGTCTCTGTCGACAATGACGTCGCCAAAACCGTGGTCAAGGAATTCGAAAACAAAAAAATCAAAGGCAAAAATATACGCGCCCGCATTTTACGATGA
- a CDS encoding LysR family transcriptional regulator, with the protein MEIRWLEDFIALAKTRHFSRAADEQNVTQPTFSRRIKLLEEEMRVTLIDRNTLPLSLTPAGEVFLHSAELITRQLKDAKERCQEIRKQEESQIRFVTTQTLFLSFYKDVIEPFCQSIDTDLDINMKSSSWLGIDFVNALMDQQCDLMLCYWHPAINFIRALDDEQYEHLVIAEETLIPCSATDSTGEPKFTLPGVKRKPLPYIGYYENSFLQPVIHHHLQRQRDIPQLQTLSENYHSVSIKAMVKEGYGIGWIPKRLMLDTLNYGKVALAGEDNWNIPLEIRLYRSKFNQNPNLTQFWEALKNKINSSAPL; encoded by the coding sequence ATGGAAATAAGATGGCTTGAGGATTTTATCGCCCTTGCAAAAACACGCCACTTTTCTCGTGCAGCGGACGAGCAAAACGTCACCCAACCAACGTTTAGCCGTCGTATCAAATTGCTCGAAGAAGAAATGCGCGTCACACTTATTGACCGGAACACACTGCCCTTATCGCTTACGCCAGCGGGCGAAGTGTTTTTACACAGCGCTGAGCTCATTACCAGACAACTCAAAGACGCCAAAGAGCGCTGCCAAGAAATCCGTAAACAAGAAGAGTCGCAGATACGCTTTGTGACCACTCAAACCTTATTTTTGAGTTTCTACAAAGACGTCATAGAACCATTTTGTCAGAGCATTGATACAGATCTAGACATCAATATGAAATCCAGTTCATGGTTGGGTATCGATTTTGTCAACGCCTTAATGGACCAACAATGCGACCTTATGCTGTGTTATTGGCACCCAGCTATTAACTTTATTCGCGCCCTAGACGATGAACAATATGAACACCTTGTGATTGCAGAAGAGACCCTCATTCCCTGCAGCGCAACAGACAGCACAGGCGAGCCCAAATTTACGTTACCCGGGGTGAAACGCAAACCGCTGCCTTACATTGGTTATTACGAAAACTCGTTTCTACAGCCCGTTATTCATCATCATTTGCAAAGACAAAGAGACATTCCACAGCTGCAAACCCTGTCAGAGAATTATCACTCAGTCAGCATCAAAGCCATGGTAAAAGAAGGCTATGGCATTGGCTGGATCCCCAAACGCCTCATGCTGGATACCTTGAATTATGGAAAAGTGGCGTTGGCTGGGGAAGATAACTGGAATATTCCACTGGAAATACGCCTGTACCGGTCTAAATTTAACCAAAACCCGAATCTGACCCAATTTTGGGAAGCACTCAAAAACAAGATAAACAGCAGCGCCCCGCTTTAA
- the guaD gene encoding guanine deaminase: MSHLKAWRAAIVHCIADPKDVGIEAAYEYFEDGLLVIQDDKIHALGNAKDLLSKLPDNTPVEHYPDAIIAPGFIDTHIHYPQTDMIGSYGEQLLTWLNTYTFPEEGKFCDKDHARNVADRFLNELLRNGTTTALVFGTVHKVSVEAFFEACEVHNLRMICGKVMMDRNAPEYLTDTPETGYQESKELIEAWHNKGRLHYAITPRFAPTSSDEQLQLAGKLLSEYDDVYMHTHLSENKDECAWVQDLFPASTHYLDVYDQHKLLSQRSVFAHGIHLCDNEYHRLHETGSAISFCPTSNLFIGSGLFKLNKAEEYKVNVGLGTDVGGGTSFSMLQTMNEAYKVIQLQNENLNPIKSLYLSTLGGARALRLEDKIGNLAVGSEADFIILDKKATPLLSSRLALSKNIEESLFVLMTIGDDRAIQATYSAGKCVHQR, encoded by the coding sequence ATGAGCCATTTAAAAGCGTGGCGCGCTGCCATCGTTCACTGCATCGCAGACCCAAAAGACGTTGGCATTGAGGCCGCTTATGAATACTTTGAAGATGGCTTGTTAGTCATTCAAGACGATAAAATCCACGCCCTTGGCAACGCCAAAGACCTACTCTCAAAGCTTCCAGACAACACCCCAGTTGAACACTACCCTGACGCCATCATCGCACCCGGCTTCATTGATACTCATATCCATTACCCACAAACCGATATGATCGGCTCATACGGCGAACAACTGCTCACCTGGCTAAACACTTACACCTTTCCAGAAGAAGGCAAATTCTGTGACAAAGACCATGCGCGCAATGTTGCCGATCGTTTCCTTAACGAATTACTTCGAAATGGCACCACCACCGCCTTGGTCTTCGGTACGGTTCATAAAGTCTCTGTGGAAGCGTTTTTTGAAGCCTGCGAAGTTCACAACCTGCGCATGATTTGCGGCAAGGTCATGATGGATCGCAATGCGCCAGAGTATCTAACCGATACCCCAGAAACAGGCTATCAAGAAAGCAAAGAACTGATCGAGGCGTGGCACAACAAAGGTCGTCTGCATTACGCCATTACCCCACGTTTCGCCCCGACCAGTTCAGACGAACAACTGCAATTAGCAGGTAAACTGTTAAGCGAGTATGACGATGTTTATATGCATACTCATTTATCAGAAAACAAAGACGAATGTGCCTGGGTACAAGATTTATTCCCCGCAAGTACGCATTATTTAGACGTTTACGACCAACACAAATTATTAAGCCAACGCTCTGTTTTTGCTCACGGCATTCACTTATGTGATAACGAATACCACAGATTGCACGAAACAGGCTCAGCGATCTCCTTCTGCCCAACCTCCAACTTATTTATTGGTAGCGGTTTGTTTAAACTCAATAAAGCAGAAGAGTATAAAGTGAACGTGGGCCTTGGCACAGACGTCGGTGGAGGTACGAGCTTTTCCATGCTGCAAACTATGAACGAAGCCTACAAAGTCATCCAGCTACAAAACGAAAATCTAAACCCGATCAAATCTCTGTATTTATCTACCTTAGGCGGCGCAAGAGCACTTCGTCTAGAGGATAAAATCGGCAACTTAGCAGTAGGCAGTGAAGCGGATTTCATCATTCTCGACAAAAAAGCCACACCGCTATTGAGCTCTCGTCTAGCGCTGTCTAAAAATATCGAAGAAAGTCTATTCGTCTTAATGACCATTGGTGACGACCGCGCGATTCAAGCCACCTACTCAGCAGGAAAATGCGTTCACCAACGCTAG